A region of Capra hircus breed San Clemente chromosome 11, ASM170441v1, whole genome shotgun sequence DNA encodes the following proteins:
- the PPP3R1 gene encoding calcineurin subunit B type 1 isoform X1 codes for MGNEASYPLEMCSHFDADEIKRLGKRFKKLDLDNSGSLSVEEFMSLPELQQNPLVQRVIDIFDTDGNGEVDFKEFIEGVSQFSVKGDKEQKLRFAFRIYDMDKDGYISNGELFQVLKMMVGNNLKDTQLQQIVDKTIINADKDGDGRISFEEFCAQHLCPLGKRWEKPCRHSRKTSDTDYRDEIKPEKEAGCARPINTLKVEQKSVIITLRDIMY; via the exons ttgatgctgatgaaattaaaaggctaGGAAAGAGATTTAAGAAGCTCGATTTGGACAATTCTGGTTCTTTGAGTGTGGAAGAGTTCATGTCTCTACCTGAGTTACAACAGAATCCCTTAGTACAGCGAGTAATAGATATATTCGACACCGATGGGAATGGAGAAGTAGACTTTAAAG AGTTCATTGAGGGAGTCTCTCAGTTCAGTGTCAAAGGAGATAAGGAACAGAAGTTGAGGT TTGCTTTCCGTATCTATGACATGGATAAAGACGGCTATATTTCCAATGGGGAACTCTTCCAGGTGCTAAAGATGATGGTGGGGAACAATCTGAAAGACACACAGTTACAGCAAATCGTAGACAAAACCATAATAAATGCAGATAAGGATGGGGATGGAAGAATATCCTTTGAAGAATTCTGTGCT CAACACTTGTGCCCTCTAGGCAAGAGGTGGGAAAAGCCCTGTCGACATTCAAGGAAAACCTCTGATACGGATTACAGAGATGAAATCAAACCTGAAAAAGAAGCAGGCTGTGCAAGgccaataaacactttaaaagtaGAACAGAAATCTGTCATTATTACCCTCAGGGATATAATGTATTAG
- the PPP3R1 gene encoding calcineurin subunit B type 1 isoform X2, whose amino-acid sequence MGNEASYPLEMCSHFDADEIKRLGKRFKKLDLDNSGSLSVEEFMSLPELQQNPLVQRVIDIFDTDGNGEVDFKEFIEGVSQFSVKGDKEQKLRFAFRIYDMDKDGYISNGELFQVLKMMVGNNLKDTQLQQIVDKTIINADKDGDGRISFEEFCAVVGGLDIHKKMVVDV is encoded by the exons ttgatgctgatgaaattaaaaggctaGGAAAGAGATTTAAGAAGCTCGATTTGGACAATTCTGGTTCTTTGAGTGTGGAAGAGTTCATGTCTCTACCTGAGTTACAACAGAATCCCTTAGTACAGCGAGTAATAGATATATTCGACACCGATGGGAATGGAGAAGTAGACTTTAAAG AGTTCATTGAGGGAGTCTCTCAGTTCAGTGTCAAAGGAGATAAGGAACAGAAGTTGAGGT TTGCTTTCCGTATCTATGACATGGATAAAGACGGCTATATTTCCAATGGGGAACTCTTCCAGGTGCTAAAGATGATGGTGGGGAACAATCTGAAAGACACACAGTTACAGCAAATCGTAGACAAAACCATAATAAATGCAGATAAGGATGGGGATGGAAGAATATCCTTTGAAGAATTCTGTGCT GTTGTAGGCGGCCTAGATATCCACAAAAAGATGGTGGTAGACGTGTGA